A single window of Octopus sinensis unplaced genomic scaffold, ASM634580v1 Contig02842, whole genome shotgun sequence DNA harbors:
- the LOC115227367 gene encoding myosin-9-like translates to MEETQQELQSESRAKASALASKKKLEIESQEFNLCKEMQKDLENAKSNESSLNESCSQLQSKLNSALQSVAEMTSRVTNLEQSEKNMSSEKDEINQELETLQGKLSQTQSEISQLKRINHNLAEELDEEKVNHEELEDELRKSNILKDQYSNQISAEKANCEKYKTQNSDNEKKNKELTEQLMSIQEELTKVKGYKDSLESKMRKMASMETELEQEIR, encoded by the exons ATGGAAGAAACGCAGCAGGAGCTCCAGTCTGAGAGTCGAGCCAAAGCTTCCGCTTTAGCCTCTAAAAAGAAATTGGAGATTGAATCGCAAGAATTT AATTTGTGCAAAGAAATGCAAAAAGATTTGGAAAATGCCAAGAGTAACGAAAGTTCTTTGAATGAATCATGCAGTCAACTTCAATCAAAACTGAACTCTGCGTTACAATCAGTTGCAGAAATGACCTCGCGGGTCACTAATTTGGAGCAAAGTGAGAAAAACATGTCCTCTGAAAAAGACGAAATAAATCAAGAACTTGAAACCCTACAAGGAAAATTATCCCAAACCCAATCTGAGATCTCTCAACTGAAAAGAATCAATCACAACCTAGCAGAAGAATTGGACGAAGAAAAAGTTAATCACGAAGAATTAGAAGACGAATTGCGTAAATCAAATATTCTT AAAGACCAGTACAGTAACCAAATCTCCGCGGAGAAAGCAAATTGTGAAAAATACAAGACACAAAATTCGGAtaacgaaaagaaaaataaagaattgacTGAACAACTCATGTCCATTCAAGAAGAACTGACAAAAGTCAAGGGTTACAAAGATTCTTTGGAGTCTAAAATGCGAAAAATGGCATCAATGGAGACTGAACTTGAACAGGAAATAAGGTAA